Genomic window (Armatimonadia bacterium):
CAATCGACGAATGGGGGTTCAGACCGCTGGACGGTCAGCCCTCGCCGGTTGACCCGCCAGGTTTCGTCTGGCGACCCCAGACGGATGCCGTCAGTTACGAGCTGCAGGTGTCGAAGGATCTGCAGTGCGCTGCAACCTTCTACGAGGTCAAGGGCCTCGACCTGTACTGCCATTGCCTCGCGAAGACCTTCGGAGCCGGGAAGTACTACTGGCGGTTCCGCTTCGTGACCAAGGCCGGAGAGACGTCGCAGTGGAGCTCGATCCGCAGCTTCACCGTCGACGCGAGGGCCCATGCCTTCCCGATGCCGGCGCGCGACGAACTCCTGTCACGCATTCCGACAACACACCCGAGGCTGTTCCTGCGCCCGGAGGACGTAGCACGCTACCGCGAGCTCGCGAGCGGCGCCTTGAAGGACCGCTGGGACCGGCTCGTGGCCGACTGCGACAAGATCCTCAAGAACCCGCCGGACATCACTGAGCCGCCGACTTACCCGCCCGACGTGAAGCGTGGGGTGAATGACGATGCCTGGCGCAAGATCTGGTGGGGCAATCGCACGCGGGTGGAGAGCGTCTGCGGGAGTGCGGCGACCCTTGCCTTCGTGTACATGGTCGGAGGCGATGAGAAGTACGCCAAAGAGGCGCGGCGCCTGATCCTCGCAGCCTGCGAGTGGGACCCGAAGGGAGCCACCGGCTACCGTTACAACGACGAGGCCGGGATGCCCTTCTCGTACCTCACCACGCGCACCTACACCTGGCTGTACAACTACCTCAGCGAGGCCGATCGCCAGAAGATCCGCGACCTCATGACGATCCGCGGGCAGGAGATGTACAACCACCTGTCCGGGAAGCTGCACATCTGGAAGCCCTATGACAGCCACGCCAACCGGGCCTGGCACAAGCTGGGCGAAGTGGGCGCTGCCTTCTACGGCGAGATCCCCGACGCGGCGAACTGGGTTTGGTTCGCGATGAACGTGTTCTACAACTCCTACCCCGTATGGAACGACGATGCGGGCGGCTGGCATGAGGGCATCTCGTACTACACCGGCTATCTGACCAAGATCACCTGGTGGCTGGCGACCCTCAAGTCCACCTTCGGGATCGACGGCTTCCAGAAGCCCTTCTTCGCGAAGGTCGGCAACTTCCCGCTGTACGTGGTTCCCCCGGGTGAGACTCTGGGCGGTTACGGCGACTTGTCCTCAGGATTCACGGCGAAGGGGTGCAGCGCGACCGTGAGCATCTTCGCACGGATGGCCCAGAACCCGTACTGGCGCTGGCTGGTGGAGAACTCCGGCGGGTCCGATCTCCCGGGCGGCTATATGGGCTTCATCTACGCGACGACACCGGGGGTGCCGGCCAAGGCGCCCACCGATCTTCCCGGTTCGGTGCTCTTCCCGGGGATCGGCGTGGCGGCGCTGCACAACGACCTGGTGAAGCGTGACAACGACGTCCAGTTTATGCTCAAGGCCTCGCCCTTCGGCAGCCAGAGTCACGGCTACGACGCGCAGAACTCCTTCCTGCTCAGCGTGGGCGGCGATCCGGTGTTCGTGGCGACGGGCAAGCGCGACCTGTACGGGAGCCCGCATCACAGCAACTGGATGTGGGAGACCAAGAGCACGAACTCCATCCTTGTGAACGGACAGGGCCAGGAGAAGCACGCACGGAAGCACCAGGGGGACATCACCGGGTTCTCGACCTCGCCCAGCTTCGACTACGTCGTCGGCGAGGCGGCCAAGGCCTACCCCGGACGTCTGAACCGGTTCACCCGTGCGGTGCTGTTCATCAAGCCGCGCACCCTGGTGCTGTTCGACGCGCTCGAGGCCCCGGAGCCGAGCACCTTCCAGTGGCTCCTGCACAGCAACGAGGAGATGGCGCTGCAGGGCCAGACGATCAGCGGCCACGGAAAGAAGAACCGCGCGAGTCTGCAGATCCTGTCACCGGCAGGCCTGCAGGTCAGCGAGACCGACCAGTTCGATCCGCCGCCACAGTCCTGGGTCACACTGAAGCAGTGGCATGTGACCGCGGCGACGGCGGAGAAGCAGTCCAGCGTGGACTTCGTCTCGGTGATCCGTGCTGCCATGGCCGGCGAGTCGGCCAAGGCTCTCAAGGCCACTTCGCTGCAGGCCCCGGGCGCCCTGGGCGCGGACATCGAGCTCAGCGACGGTCGGGCACTGGTGGTGTGGCGCAAGTCAGGCACCGGTCCGGTGACCTGTGGCGACGTCTCCACCGACGGCCAGATCGCCTGCATCGTGCTCGATACCAGGGGCGAGGTGCGCGACGTCTTCGTGTATGGTGGCGCCTCGGTGAGCTACAAGGGCCAGCGAGTCGCGGCCGGTCAGTAAACACAAGGGGGTCGTACAGCAGTCGGGGAGGTGACGGACAATGGATGCTCTCAGTCGACGCAGGTTCGTGGTGAGCGCCGGCGTCGCAGCAGCCGGAGCGCTCAGCGCCCAGAGTGTGCTCGCGCAACCGGCCGCCGGCATGCCCGGTCCGGGACTGCACCAGGTGGCTGCCCTGAAGTACCCGCCGGAGACTGTGCGCGGGATCTCCGCGCAGGTGATCACCTGGCACCATGACACGCACTATGCCGGGTATGTGAAGAAGCGCAACCAGATCGAGGAGCAGATCACCAGGCTGGGCCCGGGTACGCCGGGCTTCGATGGCCGGGTCTACGCCGGCATCAAGCGGGATGAGGCCTTCAACGCCAGTGGCATGATCCTGCACGAGGTCTACTTCGACAACCTGGGCGGCGACGGCAAGATCGGTGGCGGCCCGGCGGAGACTGCCCTGAAGTCAGTATTCGGGAGCCTCGAGGCCTGGCAGGCGGACATGATCGCCCTGGCCATGCAGGCCACCGGCTGGGCACTGATGTGCTACGACCCGAGCGACGGCCGCCTGCACGACTACCTGGTCGAGGCTCACCAGTTGGGCGCAATCTGGGGAGCCGTGCCGATCGTGGCTCTGGACGTATTCGAGCATGCTTACTACCGGGACTTCGGGCCGGACCGAGCCAAGTACCTGCCGGTGTTCTTCGACAACCTGCACTGGGGCCGCATCAACGAGCGGTTCCGTGCAGCGACCGGAGTCCTCTAGGCATACCCGAACCGACGCATGGATACAGAGCGGGGCAGACCCTCAGGGCTTGCCCCGCTTTGGCATATCTCGAGGTGGCTATCAGCGCGGCAAGGTCGAGTTGGGGCTCAGCGCGTCCACCAGACCGATGGAGGCGTAGCAGGCGTAGATCCAGTCGTTCATGATCCACTTCTCCTGCCGCATGAGCCGCCACAGACTCGTCGGCGAGGTGTCGGCGCAGAAGGCGTTCAGGCTGCGTGCCCATTCGGCCGTCGTTGCAGCGCCCGGGGCATAGTTGTGCTGCGCATAGCCGAGAGCGAAGCAGGTGAGGGCGGTTCGGCCGGCACTCTCCAGCCACCAGGGCTTGCCCGAACCGGCCAGTCGGGCTACTGAACGCTCGCGCAGGGCGTCCTCGATCTCCTT
Coding sequences:
- a CDS encoding DUF4962 domain-containing protein, producing MESIAVLIVALILCIAVPVFSAPLPDETPPAIDEWGFRPLDGQPSPVDPPGFVWRPQTDAVSYELQVSKDLQCAATFYEVKGLDLYCHCLAKTFGAGKYYWRFRFVTKAGETSQWSSIRSFTVDARAHAFPMPARDELLSRIPTTHPRLFLRPEDVARYRELASGALKDRWDRLVADCDKILKNPPDITEPPTYPPDVKRGVNDDAWRKIWWGNRTRVESVCGSAATLAFVYMVGGDEKYAKEARRLILAACEWDPKGATGYRYNDEAGMPFSYLTTRTYTWLYNYLSEADRQKIRDLMTIRGQEMYNHLSGKLHIWKPYDSHANRAWHKLGEVGAAFYGEIPDAANWVWFAMNVFYNSYPVWNDDAGGWHEGISYYTGYLTKITWWLATLKSTFGIDGFQKPFFAKVGNFPLYVVPPGETLGGYGDLSSGFTAKGCSATVSIFARMAQNPYWRWLVENSGGSDLPGGYMGFIYATTPGVPAKAPTDLPGSVLFPGIGVAALHNDLVKRDNDVQFMLKASPFGSQSHGYDAQNSFLLSVGGDPVFVATGKRDLYGSPHHSNWMWETKSTNSILVNGQGQEKHARKHQGDITGFSTSPSFDYVVGEAAKAYPGRLNRFTRAVLFIKPRTLVLFDALEAPEPSTFQWLLHSNEEMALQGQTISGHGKKNRASLQILSPAGLQVSETDQFDPPPQSWVTLKQWHVTAATAEKQSSVDFVSVIRAAMAGESAKALKATSLQAPGALGADIELSDGRALVVWRKSGTGPVTCGDVSTDGQIACIVLDTRGEVRDVFVYGGASVSYKGQRVAAGQ
- a CDS encoding Fe-Mn family superoxide dismutase → MDALSRRRFVVSAGVAAAGALSAQSVLAQPAAGMPGPGLHQVAALKYPPETVRGISAQVITWHHDTHYAGYVKKRNQIEEQITRLGPGTPGFDGRVYAGIKRDEAFNASGMILHEVYFDNLGGDGKIGGGPAETALKSVFGSLEAWQADMIALAMQATGWALMCYDPSDGRLHDYLVEAHQLGAIWGAVPIVALDVFEHAYYRDFGPDRAKYLPVFFDNLHWGRINERFRAATGVL